The genomic window AAAAGAATCTTTTGCGGCAGGGCAAAAATACCACAAAAAGAAAAAGAAGTCCAGCCATTGTATCACGGAAGAAAACAAATGGGTTGGCTCCTTAAAGTATTGCCCGAAACAAAACCAATCGTAATTACAGTCGGACATCTTACATCCATCAGAAGTTGTCTGGAGATCACAAAAAAGTGCCTGCAAGGAAACAAGATGCCTGAACCCTTAAGGCTTGCTCATCGATGTGCAGGAGAAGAGAAAAAGAAATGGGGTACAAGCAATGGTTCATGATTGGATGAAAAACATAAAGGGTATTATGGATAAAGGAAGTCCGGTTTGTATTACTTTCCAGAACAATACGACGGGGGAAGTATCGGAGAAACTCTTCTGCGAAATTATTACCGATGCAAGAAATGGGAAACAATTCTTGATTGCGGCACAAAGATGCAGAGTCGGCAAATTCATCCTTGGCAAAAGCAGTGAGCCTCCGGCTGAATATTATTTCAATTCCGGTAGATACGCATCATACGATATCGCAAAAAATGCGGTCCTTTCCCTCTGCCGGCTGGAAAAAAAATACGGGACTTTGAAAATCGAACCTCTTTCAAAAAACAACACAAAATTTGATCTTTGTATTTT from Methanohalophilus halophilus includes these protein-coding regions:
- a CDS encoding DUF169 domain-containing protein; translated protein: MVHDWMKNIKGIMDKGSPVCITFQNNTTGEVSEKLFCEIITDARNGKQFLIAAQRCRVGKFILGKSSEPPAEYYFNSGRYASYDIAKNAVLSLCRLEKKYGTLKIEPLSKNNTKFDLCILYLKPEKAMRIIQAMAYYNGTPADIQTIGAASVCSDCVAGTLNKGIALSFGCKGSRKHSKYSSEEVPIGIRYDMLEKVEKALGIIPDTFD